In Cryptomeria japonica chromosome 1, Sugi_1.0, whole genome shotgun sequence, the sequence TTAGAATAGATGGAGAGAAAGATCTAGAtatagatagaaagagggagagatagagggagggggTGGGGAGATAGAGATATCAGATATTggtagagagaaagatagagatggAGTTGGAGTTGGAGTTGGAGTTGGAGTTGGAGATGAAGATAAAGGAGATGGATACAAAGAGATGAAGATGGGGAAATATAAAGATAGAGGAGGGATAGATAGATAGAACTAAAAGAGAAATACATAGAAActaagaggaagagatagaggggaagagagatgTATAGAGGTAAATGGATAGAGAAAGATAGATAGAGATGTAGATAATGGGATGGAGTGATAGaaaaatagagagataaagagatcaagagataaacatatatagagatagggagggagggatatatagaaagagagataGATATCATAATAAATAGAAATGGATATGATAGGGGGAAGGATAAATAATGGAgatagagaatgggagagagaaagagggagagacaaAATTATacgggaagagaaagggagagagaagtagaggtagagagatagatagGGGGTATGGAGGGAGTGAGGAAAGTAGTGatggggagagatagggagagatagtTTGAGATAAAGGTGAAGAAGAGAGATACAAAGAGGGGGTGATAGGGAGGTAGaaggagagatatggatagaaagagggagagatagggatagaaagaagaAAATATAAAGAGATATAAATATAACTTGGGATAGGTAGAGTGGGTGtgtatgagagagggagagagagagagagagataaaaagtGGTATATAGAGAGATGCAAAGAGATAGAATAAATAAGAGAAATAGGGATATAGATAATGAGTTAGGGTGAAcaagagagataaatatataaagagggagagatggaaggtgggatgaagagagagggagaaatgtagatagaaagagagagacaatGAGAAAGGTGTAGATAGAGATATAGTAAGATAAAGATATAAGAAgacatatagagagagagaggtagagatacatatatagagagggagGATAAGAGTGAGATATAAAGGAGGTGATAGAAACAAGTAATGGATAGACtgagagagaggggagatagagatttagatagagacagagatagagagggataaatAGGGAGTGTGTGTAACTGAAAGAGGGATATATATAGAGATAAAGATAGGAAGATAAAAACAAGGAGAGTGTATGTGAAATACAAAGAtagagagggggaggaagagatggggataaaaaagagggagagatagagaggtaaatATGGTGGGAAATATAGAGAATATAGAGACAAAGATGAGGGAAAAGGTAAGGAGATAAAgataagggagagagatatatagacAAAGATAGATAGAGAtgaatatggagatggagatggttGCTCTTTATTGTTGACATTTTTAACAAATGACAAAATGATTTTTTTACCTTGACTACTCTATTCATCTTCATCCATCAAAATGGATAGACTACACGAATGacattgatgaaagaataatagaAAAAAGATATCCCACAGATTCTTTTAATTACATACTTGTTTTATAGATTGAatctataatttaattatattcattgTTATATGATTAATCCCTCTCTAATTAATTCTTCAAGATTTAAGTATAGATGAATCAACTTAAAACAATATCACAATTTAATGTATATTAGAGTaaactaaataatatatattatataatataaaataataaataaaagtataatattaatcatatataaaataaatatatgctttaataatatatatacataatattagAATTCTATCCATGATGATTATTGCATTcacaatataataaataaaataatttataatatcacttttaaaaaaaaattatactataAAATATGACTAATTATGAAATATACAtataatctattatatattcaatattatctatattttgaacaaataaaatacaagaaatatgtcacataattttttttggaaatcaAGGATGCCCAAATGTTTTGTCCACTCCATAAAGTAAGAGTAGAGAAATATTATAGTTTAATGTGACTTTTCACCCAGTTGCATTATGTTTTCCTAAAGAAATATGAATTATAATTTACATGTCACATTTCCCCAAGCTATGGTTTGTGGATGGAAAGAATTCGCCGAAAAAATGCAAAGTTGACCGTTCAGATGAATGTGACATGGAGGGGGTACAAACATAGATGAAAAAGAATATTGGTTCATGGGTGGACCCCACAAAAAGTAAGCAGACACTAGCAGTACATTCCAAGGAGAATGCAAATGACAGTGCACGAAAAATATAAAAATGCAATGTATGCACACGATTCTCCCAATTGTCTTACATCTCGTTTAGAGAAAGTTCAACCATTGATGCAATAAATTAGCTTGTTTATTTTATAATAGGGGACACCTTCAAGTGAgttataaatagagatatagagtaGGAGAGATGTAGTGAGTGAGAGAGGGGGAAATAGATAAAAATAAATGTAGATAGATAGATATGGAGAAAGAGTTGAGTTAAAGGAATGTAATGAAACAAAGAGAGAGATGAAGTtaaagagagaaaaatataaaaatatataaagagTTTGAGATAAAGATGAAGGTAGAAAGAGAAAGAgggcgagagggagagagaggaagatgtttgaaagaggaaaaataaagaatGGAGAAAGGTAAATATATATAAAGAGAAGAATATATATGAGAGAGATAGAgtaaaagagaaaaaaagagagggagaaagcGTTAGTTAGAGGAATATGGATAGAGAGATGGGAATATAGAAAGAGGGATTTAaagaaggagagatataagggtagatagagatggagagataatgagataaATATAGATGAAGAgatagaagaagaaatatggagagatagagagaaagaagcAAATAGATATAGATGGGAAGAGAAAtggagagagaagtagagataaaGAGACAaataagggggagagagagagagagagagagagagagagagagagagaggtaaaaatATAATTACCTAACatgaattaaaaattatttaactaaaatatttgaaataattgtagaatttaaaataattataaaaaaggaTTACAATTGTTATATAATTTATTAAGATATTAATAGATATTTCTTCACACATTTCTATATttgatataattattttgaattttgaaataacaATTGATAAGTTAGAATAATAGTTTACATATATTGAAACCTTAGAatcaaataattatataatttaaataatctataaaattttaattttaattctaattgaaatgtaattttatctctaatttacaaaataaaatgttACTTAAATTATTAGtgtataattataattaaattaaaaaatctacacttataattataacttaatctacataatttaaattttaatattaaaatatattaataaacttactCTTAGTTATAATttgaatatattattattttaatcatatttatataatattaattatttttaactttagtattaaaattaattttaaatctaattcttataatattattttaaaattattatttaattaaaattaaaattacaaataattcattaattttaaatgtaattcttataatttaatttcaaaattattattaaaatcattatttaattaaaaattattatttaattagaaaTACAAATAATTAtaacttattttaatttttttaaaacatataattaattattaaaattataattatataattaaattcaaaatgatttttttattaaatctaaattctaatataaaacataaaataaagaacTTAAAAACTACGGTAAGTAACTTAAAGATCCCCACCTTTAAGCAaggttattttatttaaaatcGATTATTAAACTTAGAAAGCATGCAATAAGTTGTCTCAAAGAAAGCGTGGTGTAAGCATTAGTTGAGAGTTATCCATGCAAACATCTGTTGGGAGATGATTAGAATATCCAAAAACTGGCGAATCACATGCTTCCAAAGCAATGAGTTAAGCTAGACCCCAATAAATACAATCACTCGGAATAACATCATGCGTTGCAACTGGACGCGAAAACACTTTTCCAAAACAGTTATTAAGGAGTAAGCGGACGCCAAAAATAACTAAACCCAATATAATGTGATCTCCTGAATTAGCATGCTTTGGGCTGAATATCTTTTGCTTTGCGATGTGTAAGAAGACTGATCACAGATTTATCCGTGGATATTTACGCTTGGAGCCAGCACAAGTCCAAGTCGACACCGGGAAAGTTGTGGCGGGACGAAACTCCCTGCACTGGTACAAGGAAGCAGCAAATAAAAAACAACGAATGAAAAACACGGCCGACAGAGAAAAGAGAAAGCGAAAAAGCTGCAGAAATAAAAAACGGTGAAAGTCAGCGGCAAAGCGATCAACGGACAATATATTCCTGATCGTCTTGCATTGTTTTTATGCATTGTCCACCGTAGATTACAAAAATTAGGCTGTGCATTCCATAGTAATCAattgtataatttttttatgaGTAGTAATAGCCTATGATTATAATACAACACAAGCTACCTATCTCAAGTGGTCCACAACACAACACTGTTATGCAGCAGTACAAACCCTATAGAATTTCCACACTTTTGCTGTTTGGAAATTCGGTGTAAGAATTTACAGGAATCCGTTAATGAGGTTTTGATAACAAGGGAAATAAAGAGGCGCTGAAGACAAGCTAGCTTCTGTGTGTGATAGGCTGCTCTCTGCATCGGACCTTGTGAAATTCTGCATCAAAACATGTCAGACTAATTTCCACCCATGTCTTTTTCGCTCCTTTTATTTCAAGACTTCAAAGCACAAGTAATTATCTGGATCACAATTAGGTTAAAAAATAATCATTAACAGAAGCTTAATCTCTGAAATTGTGTTTCTCTAAGGTTATTTCCAGGGCGTTGTTATTAGGTTTTTTCCTTATGCATCGTGCAGATACCACACTTATCTGGAGATAAACGAGGCTGGTCATAGCAGTATTGAACGCCATTGGAGGTTTTTATTGAATCGGAGTGGCATTTTTGCTTGTGGCTGGACAAAATGGGTAAACAAAACAAAATGGGGGTTTGAATCTTTTCAAGCCTATGAAAGAGTTGGTCAATATAATCAGGCAGGCAGCTTCCTGGTTTAAGTATGGAAACGCAGGTCAAAATCAACGAATCTATACAAAAAATAATGGATACCAGGTACTTATTCTTATTACATGCCTTAAAATGGGTATTAGTTTTCAACCTTGTTCTGGAATTCTCAGTTTATCAATATTAGCTCTTTAACACTAACCGTCTAAGGAATATAGACTTAGTTATACATTTTTATTATACAGAGAGAAAAATCATTCCTCTGTAGCCATCTTGTCATGCATCTAGAAACATGCCAACTAAATGGGTAATAACATTCAGaattttatatcattttatatattgAAAAACTTTATGCAATATATTAAGCAGACAGCTTTTTGACATTAAATTTTGTTGCTGGTTGACTAACATTTATAAATTGCTGATCGTTTTCCGTCAGCAATTTTTTTGGTTTATTTGTTTGTGTTTTTAAATGACATTATTTGATTTACTATTTGCAGAACTTGACTGTTTGTGGTGTCATTCACTTACAAGATAATTCTATTTGACAAATATTTTGAAAGGTTTTTCAAAACTTCTTATGATGGCGAAGGCCTTGGAGAACTTTGCATTGAAGTGGATGAAATAACTTGTACTGACAAACGCAGCGTGGGATGCGGCCAAACAACCATTCCTTACCATAGCTCTGCAGGTAAATTATCTCCAGTAACTAATCATATGCTATTTGTTCAGAGCTAACTGATGATACATTTGttaacttttttcaatttttttatctcTAGCTGTGGGCATAGATCATACGATTATTGAGGTGACTGAACTCTTTGAGTGGAACAAAGACAAGCCAGCTGTGGCTGTACTTGTATATGGAATAGGTGGATCTGGGAAAACTAAGCTGGTAGATGCAGTGATTGCATGCTTGAATCTGGAGGGCTTCCAAAGTTACTTTCATAAAAAGTATGGAGTTTCATCCTAAAATAGAGGAATTACAACCTCAGATTTTGCAGGGTCCAACTGGGACAAAACAAAGTGTAAGAGACTCTCAGGGTGGACAGCAAGTGGTGAAATCTTTTATAGAGAGAGAAGTTGTTATTATAGATATTGACAACATCAGGAAGAGAACATCTAGAAAATCTTCTCCCCAAGCGGAGCACCAGTTCAAAAAAAATGAGGATATCTGGGATTTTTTAAGGCTGCCGAATCGAACCCTCTAAATGGTACTACATTGAGCCCCTCTCTGTTAAGGCAGGAATTTAAGTATTGTGCAGGAAAATTGACATAAAGGACATAGACACCATATTGAAAGAATTCAAGCGGAGGAGATTGTGGAGAAATGCAGTTGCTGTCCTCTGTTTTTGGAAGTGGTGGGAGCGTGGGAGCCTATCTCCATAAAAGAAATAACAAGGTTGAAAGTTTATGTAAAAGTATTTTGCTGGCTAAGAGTTAGAGAGGATTTCACCTGTTACCAGGAAGACGGTTTTCAGGAGTACAGAATTCTGTTTGCTCACCATGAGCTTAAACTCATTGTATATAGGAGGCATTCCTAGACATATGCTCATTCTTATGTGATTGAGAGTGGGAGGATGTTACCTGCATTTTGGGAGAGGAAAAACTTTTTGTCTACTTGAAGGGTGCTCTGGTGAAAAGAATAGAAGCTAAAGATGGGTATCAACAGAGACTATAAGGATCCATGATCTTATATCTACTGCAGGTCTCAATAAATTAAAAGACAATTGATTCATGAGTGTCAATGATTTTTCTATGGCAGTTCAGAATGGAAGAGTATGAATCATGAAGATTTTAAATATAAATAGTTAAAAATCAATTTCTATAAATTTCAGTCACCTTGATAGATTGGTTTAGGCATGGTTTCTGGTGTTTGAACGTCTCCAGTAGCCCCGCAAAACTAAATGAGTTTGGCTAGAAGGCAACGATGAGCCATTCCATGTAGATGCAGCAGTAGTGGGAGACATGACAGTTGCGTGGACAATGCCATAAAGGATTTGATAAGCTGAGGTTTCTTCAAGTGGGATTGGAACCAAATTTGGCTACTGATATCCTTAAGATTAAAAAATTGGACTATAGTATCAAGGAAAATGAAAGTTGGAATCCACCTAAGGCAAGTTGATCTATACTTCtccatattttttttcaaatatggAAAAAAATAGTTTTCAATTATATTGACTTTCTTTCCATCAATATGTAATGTAGTAGATATTTTTGTTCCTTCTAATGTTGATCATCGGTTCTTTTTGATTGCAGCATTTCTCTGGTTTACAGTAATTAATTTTCGGACGAGAGGGCAAACTGGTGGGCGCAATATAACATTCAATTATAAATATGAGAATCttataaaattaaaacatttagttttgaGTGAATATCATATTATAGATATATCAAGTTATGTGGAAGTGTATGGTATGCAGCAAGTAACAGTCGGAAATTCAGGATCTGAAGTAGTTAAATACAAGAGCTGTATATAAATACTTTTGTTGACCTAGTACAGTTGGCAGAAGGATTTGGAGAATTGAATTCCCTTGCTAAGCTTAATTTGAAAGGTTGCTGCAGATTGCAAGAGCTCCCATGTGATTTGCAGAAGCTTTTCTCATCAGTCACTGAACTTATCACATTTCTCCATTCTCATTGGACGACCAGAAGGGACTGAGAACTTACCATACCTAACAAATATGAGTTTGTGGCTGTAGTCTGTTATCTCGTCCTCCTTACAGGGTTGAGGAGCTGCCTTTCTGGAGAGTAGAGTATTATTATCTTCCAAGTGTTCAGGTTTGAAAGAACTACCAgaagaaattttcaaatttatgaTGCTGATAAGCTTAACATTGCAGGGCTGTGAGAGCTTAAAGGTGTTTCCCATCGGTTTCGGTGAGCTTGCCTGGGAAAAATTGACTACAACCAATGTTAAGGTACAAAAGAATTATGTGCAAACTTTCATTACCTGGTAGggttaagaacattgaaaatgtATGTTCAAGAGCTTGTCAACCACCACTAGATTTCGTAGCTGTATGGAATGGTTAGTGTGACAGATTAAATGAATTGTACAGCAAATTTGAATGCCTTGGAGCTTTAAAAAACTTGAAATTGTCTGGACGCAAAAGCCCATCCAAACTTCCGGATGGCTTTGGTCAGCTGAGATGCTCAGAAAGGTTAGAATCATCAAAGTGTTGTAACATACAGGATTATGTAGCCACTTTGGATGCCTTGGAGCATTAATATACTTGGGATTGTCCAGGTGCAAAAACGTGTCCACAGTTCCTGATTGTTTTCATTGCTTGCCATCATTGTAGTAATAGCAAAAGATGCTCGTCAAACAAAAAATTCATTCCATATAACTGAAACAATAATTCTCATTTGCCTGAGATAATGAAGTTGGACATGTTAGCTACACCACAAAGTCTGTATAtatgtacgtacatacatacaaGTGTATGCATGTACATATGTGCATATATGTGTAGGGGTGTATGGATGAACATTCTTACGGGCACTATATATGTACAAATGTGTATCAACATACATGTGTACACATATACAGATGTATTCATATTTGTGAATATATATGaagtatgtatatacataaatgtacatATGAAGTATGTATATTCatttatacatacacatacacatacacttgCATATGTATAGATATGCTACACAAATGCACATAATATATGCAAGTATGTATATACACACGCaggtacatatacatatgcatgtgtattTATGTTTGTTTGTGCATACCTACATGcaaatatgtatgtgtatgtgtatctatGTATATCTTTACTATATTTATCAAACAGAGTTGAAAGACTTGAAAGGTTGACTTTTGATTTGGACTCGAACTTGACAAATTGAAAAATACACGAAATAAGGAGATTTCCAAAGGATCTGAATATTTTATTATGTTTCATTCATTGAATTAACATCACATGAAAGCTACTTTGATCATATATACAAGTGTACATCATTCAAATGAGTATAAAAGTAGTTTTACATTAAAgacaatatttttaaatatataaatattctcAAGTATTTTGGGTATACAAAACTCATGAATCGTGACATTTATGGTAttcaaaacaaaattgaaaatataattacAGTTAAGAGTAGTTGCATCACATAACCCAATGTTTGCAGCTCTATGGTTGTATATGTTCGTATCTAAGATAGGTCAGGTTAATATCGATATAGCAATAATGTTTGACTTTTTACCAATGACATAAACATCCAAGGGACTAGTCATGTCTTCTCATCCTCCATCACAGTTACTACGTATGCCTAAAAATTAACATGTTCAACCTATGCAAGGTCATCCTCAATGAAGAGTGAATCCCCAACTTGGGAGTTGGGTGATTCAATCCAATCGATCAAAAGAgtataaaagtagacttaagttgaaTGAAAACATTTTCAATACATAAATATTCTCAAGTGTTTTAGCTATTATACATGACTCGTGGATTATGACATCTTTTCCTAACAGTCCTCATGGACCATAAAATCTTTTCCTAAAATCCATTTTACGACAACAAGCATCAAGTCATTATCAATATTGATTGTGGGTTCTAGATGCAGGTCTATAATTAATCCAAAAAACATTCGTTGAGCCTTGTTAGCAGTTAACCTAATGGGAGTATCCATCTATGCTTAAGCTTGCAAATACAATAATGCTCTTTGCGACACAAGCTTAATCTCCAAATTTGGAATGAAGTAATAAACAGGGTAATTGCTTTATATAGACGTTTTTGGCCCTCTACACATGTGCAAACAAGTTGTGTGCCTGCAATTCGAGGTAAGTGATCATTCCATGCAGCAAGTTTTGAGGCGCTAGTGCAACACACCCAATGCATTCCATACTCAGTGAGTATTTAAATTCAATCTCTCTTTGTATGACAACGGGGATTGTAAAGAGGTAACTTGTCTTTTCAAGTTGAGTAAAACGTTAATGCATTTATTTCTCCTATTTATGACATAAGATTTGGCTCGAGTTTACTAAACATTTTGGTTGTCCTGTCAGGAACTCCTGTACTACAACCCGTAAGTCATGTCATAGGTTTGCGACAACGTCCATGAAATTCATTCATAATGACACATTTAATATTTCCTTAATGTGAAGTATTCCATGAGCATGCATCTTCTTTAAGAGAAAAATCTAATGGTTAACTTTGCTACCACTTTGGTTTCCAACTTAGCAACTTGATTTCATTATCAACAGAATTTTAAAAAGCAAAAATTTCAATAAGCGAAGGCTATAAGAGTACAAGTTAAATCATTCTATACCCAAGCTATGTGAATAACTCtaccggggctatggacgctcagCTGGTGGTAGAGCTATGCTCCATGGAAACCAAGGCGATATCCTTATTGAGGCTACATACATCTATCTAGTAGCAAGGCTCTATCCGGTTGGCTATGAGAGATAAACCACTCTGTAGCTTAACAAAGACTTGTCTTCTGTTCTATTTCACCTTGCAAAAAGGATAAAAAATGAAACACAATGCACACACTCGAATGATTGGATTCCTGCATCTAGTGACTTGACTctttgttgtacaattttttttaatattgaagatCTTTATCTTTGGTAGgttgttttgaatgtttggttATAAATTAGAGGCCTCAacgcattaattttttatttttctaaagccAGTTGTCCTTTGTGCTGGTCCTTAATGAGCTTCATGCCATTTTTGCTAGAATTGGAACATCATCACATCCTTTGCTGAGAATTGTCAGAATCAGCTGTCATATGCCTTCTTATCCGCTTGAGCCATTCACCATTCATTCTACAACCATTTGTGGTGCTAGTTTCCATATGCTTTAATTTGTTTGTCATGTGCTACCTTGTGTGTTTTAAAACCATGATGATATTCTCGAGGAGAGTTTTCCCTACCCCCTGCCTCTGATGTATTTTCAATTATGTTGGCAAGTTGTGTCTTCATGTGCTATTTGCGCTTTAGAGCACAAAAGAAGAATTGAGTCTGGTGGGCGCCAgctcaattaaatgatgaacatcctaattttgaaatttttgcttGCAGATATTCAGATTGTCCGACTAAGGTGGGAGTAAGCAGGATGTGATAAAGGTGAAGAATGGATCATCTCCCAGTTGGCTAATGGTTCAAACTAACGCTCAAGTCTTTCCTCGAGTCGTCATTAAAAATTACTTGAGAGCTTTGCAATGAGTTAGCGGGAATGGTTTAGAGATGCAGCAGCAAAAACAAAGTTTCTGGGTTCATTCTCCGTAGGCGAAGCTCCCCAATTAGTTGCCAAAAGTAGGTCGAGCTTTGATTTAAATAGCAATTGATGCATGGTTTCTTTTCCACTTCACTCTAGCATGTGGCCTATGATCTCTAAATTGCGGAAGGGTCCCTCTTCATTCCCACCATGTGGCAGCTTCTCAATTTCTCACgctatttttaaaaaacttttcgaCTCAAACAATGCTTGCAGCAGAATGTTTCATGTGGAGGCTTTGCAAGGAAACAGAGCAAGAACCAAAGGGAGTTCTCAAGAATTCTCGCCAGTGCGCCACATGGTTCCCTACTTGTTTTCGGAAATGCCTCATCTTTCAAATAACATCTACGGTGACACAAGACACATGGAGACACCATGGAGGTTTAGAATTTCGATAAAAAAGGGACACCTCAAAAACCCCCACCAAAGTTTCGCGTGGCTAGAGCGCATGTGGTCCCAACAAGCTTATATGAAACTTTCCAAGCGCTAGCGGAAAGTGCCACTTGTCGACCAAGCGGAGGATTCAGAAGACCTCAAGCACAAAGGGAAATGTGGGCATGCCATTGGCCAATGAAAACAAAAATGAGCCGAGACACACGGTGTGACCAAAAAGTCCTGAGAAATCTAGGTGGCACTCGTGCCATGTGTTTGGGGAAGGGTGATAATGCAAAAATCCCTCATGTGAATGTAGTTGCAACAACTGCTATGATAAGATTAACACGCGATAGATATGTAGACATGGATTCAGTTGCAACAACCATTATTAATCTGTAGAAGAAATTCTATTTAAGCCTATAGGCATTCCTATAATAAGGGTTCAACACTTTTGAAATCTCCTTAAAAGAAAATGGAAATATTCTTTAAGCTAAGTAATTTGTAGTCATGATCAGACCTTAGACCTTAGTATGTTTGTGCCTCCGTTTTTCCATTTGTTTGTTTTATTTAGGGATATATGCTCTATGTCATTTTGATATGGAAGTGGTTACTGCATGTTCAATTCGCCTTTTCTATTTCCTAGTTAATTTGTGAATTATGGACCATGTGAGATCTTTCACTCTTCCATTTTCTTTAGGTTGGGAATAAGACTATGTTTTTCGATAAATGAAATCATAGAATGGTTAATTATTGTGAAAATCCCTAAGGATCCATATATTTCTATCGAGCCTTGGCAAGTGCTTCTCACAGGGAGATCTAAATGTTTTACCTTATGTCTGTGTAACTTTGTGTATTTGGTTCTCCTCTCAACAATAAAGGGTTGTAGTGTGATGTGCTCATTCCTGAGAATTAACGTTTTCTTATGATTTTCATAAAAGGggatttaaaatattgtaagagcTTTGCATTGTTCCCCT encodes:
- the LOC131028198 gene encoding uncharacterized protein LOC131028198, whose amino-acid sequence is METQVKINESIQKIMDTRFFKTSYDGEGLGELCIEVDEITCTDKRSVGCGQTTIPYHSSAAVGIDHTIIEVTELFEWNKDKPAVAVLVYGIGGSGKTKLVDAVIACLNLEGFQSYFHKKYGVSS